The following proteins are co-located in the Doryrhamphus excisus isolate RoL2022-K1 chromosome 15, RoL_Dexc_1.0, whole genome shotgun sequence genome:
- the galr2b gene encoding galanin receptor 2b, which yields MDMEPSVQANSSDSYQLNPTSVIVSVVFSLIFLLGTVGNSLVLAVLLRSGQVGYNTTNLFILNLSVADFFFIIFCVPFQATIYSLEGWVFGSFMCKAVHFFINLTMYASSFTLAAVSVDRYLAIRYPLRSRELRTPCNAVVAMVVIWGLSLVFAGPYLSYYDLVDYANSTVCIPGWQERDRKMLDTCTFLFGYVIPVLIVSLSYTRTIKYLWTAVDPLDGMSESKRAKRKVTKMIIIVTVLFCICWLPYHVVILCYLYGDFPFNQVTYAFRLLSHCMAYANSCVNPIVYALVSKHFRKGFKKVFSCILSKNRRNKVHVVHVANTVPGFEAATTEVSQMNEENARQNECEMTNRRVVEPREATVTLNSPFQHPT from the exons ATGGACATGGAGCCGAGCGTTCAAGCCAACTCCTCCGACAGCTACCAGCTGAACCCCACCAGCGTCATCGTATCGGTGGTCTTTTCGCTCATCTTCCTCCTGGGCACGGTGGGCAACAGCCTGGTGCTGGCCGTGCTCCTGCGGAGCGGCCAGGTGGGCTACAACACCACCAACCTGTTCATCCTCAACCTGAGCGTGGCAGacttcttcttcatcatcttctgcGTGCCCTTCCAAGCCACCATCTACTCGCTGGAGGGCTGGGTCTTCGGCTCCTTCATGTGCAAGGCCGTGCACTTCTTCATCAACCTCACTATGTACGCTAGCAGCTTCACGCTCGCCGCCGTTTCCGTGGACAG GTACTTGGCCATTCGCTACCCGCTACGCTCCAGAGAGCTGAGAACGCCGTGCAACGCGGTGGTTGCCATGGTGGTCATCTGGGGCCTGTCCCTGGTGTTTGCGGGCCCTTACCTGAGTTACTATGACCTGGTGGACTACGCCAACAGCACGGTGTGCATACCCGGCTGGCAGGAGCGCGACCGCAAGATGCTGGACACGTGTACTTTCCTGTTTGGTTACGTCATCCCGGTGCTTATCGTCAGCCTCTCGTACACGCGTACCATCAAGTACCTGTGGACGGCCGTGGACCCCTTGGATGGGATGTCCGAGTCCAAACGGGCCAAGCGCAAAGTGACCAAAATGATCATTATCGTAACGGTGCTCTTCTGCATCTGCTGGCTTCCCTACCATGTCGTCATCCTTTGCTACCTGTACGGAGACTTCCCCTTTAATCAGGTGACCTACGCCTTCAGGCTGCTGTCTCACTGCATGGCCTACGCCAACTCCTGCGTCAACCCCATCGTTTACGCGCTGGTCTCCAAGCACTTCCGCAAGGGCTTCAAAAAGGTCTTCAGCTGCATCCTCAGCAAGAACCGCCGCAACAAAGTGCACGTCGTGCACGTGGCCAACACCGTGCCGGGGTTCGAGGCGGCCACCACAGAGGTGTCGCAAATGAACGAGGAGAACGCGCGGCAGAACGAGTGCGAGATGACGAATCGACGAGTCGTGGAGCCCAGGGAGGCCACGGTGACCCTGAACTCACCCTTTCAGCACCCCACCTGA